In Columba livia isolate bColLiv1 breed racing homer chromosome 6, bColLiv1.pat.W.v2, whole genome shotgun sequence, a single genomic region encodes these proteins:
- the ITPRIP gene encoding inositol 1,4,5-trisphosphate receptor-interacting protein, whose product MSMGIFRVCLVVITAIVNHPLLFPKENGTVPENMEEIIQKMKEREESLRLERLRLEQEIAAQEATQKALEKATEVVEESKEEKVRWDMWTTLSMVIFLLIELWRQDFQEGNWQDTGGEEDDMAVLGKAFKGVAFPDKAVLASFYEKRILGTTGDMARMREMVEGFADDLLEALRSVCNRDADMEVEDCMGVGSMYENWRVRKPFVCDLIVPFAPPEPYCFRSQTWCSGDSFPPDEQGYGTIKVCRADEDVTGCICDKTKLGEDMLCLLHSQTNTTRPSSDMEDLLCFKNTQYLDANQVMKWFQIAVTKAWNRISHKYEFDLSFSLLDSPGALKIKFRSGKSIAFNLTPVVQYENSDVYFISHFPRSSLAADLPSSNHWFLTFAVYERRFIQLVSKTLPANACHVSCLQILSFLHGKQCSLTGPSGLTNYHLKTVMLHLLQARSSQDWAPEKLEARLQDMLKFLEKCLHEKKLYHFFIGNGNIPAELCFPIIFQRAEPLNLFRPFVLHRDVYRKTVDTFHEMLRNMSALINEYTVHIPLAHANGIHKEAL is encoded by the coding sequence ATGTCCATGGGAATCTTCCGTGTGTGCCTAGTGGTGATTACAGCTATTGTCAACCACCCGCTCCTCTTCCCTAAAGAGAATGGCACTGTCCCCGAGAACATGGAAGAAATCATCCAAAAGATGAAGGAGCGGGAGGAGAGCCTTCGGCTGGAGCGGTTGCGCTTGGAGCAGGAAATTGCAGCCCAGGAAGCCACACAGAAGGCTCTGGAAAAGGCTACAGAGGTAGTCgaggaaagcaaagaggaaaaggtCCGATGGGATATGTGGACTACCCTTTCCATGGTCATCTTCCTGCTGATTGAGCTCTGGAGGCAAGATTTCCAGGAAGGGAATTGGCAGGACacaggaggagaagaggatGACATGGCTGTCCTGGGGAAAGCATTTAAAGGAGTGGCCTTCCCTGACAAGGCTGTCTTGGCCAGCTTCTATGAGAAGCGCATCCTGGGTACCACCGGAGACATGGCCCGGATGCGGGAGATGGTGGAAGGCTTTGCAGACGACCTGCTGGAGGCCTTGAGGAGTGTTTGTAACCGGGATGCTGACATGGAAGTGGAAGACTGCATGGGTGTGGGGAGCATGTATGAAAACTGGAGAGTGCGTAAACCTTTTGTCTGTGATCTGATAGTGCCTTTTGCGCCCCCAGAGCCGTATTGTTTCCGGTCCCAAACCTGGTGCTCTGGCGACTCTTTTCCCCCAGATGAACAAGGTTATGGCACTATCAAGGTATGCAGGGCAGATGAGGATGTGACAGGTTGCATCTGTGACAAGACTAAACTAGGAGAAGATATGCTGTGCCTCCTCCATAGCCAAACCAATACTACCAGGCCCAGCAGTGACATGGAAGACCTCCTGTGCTTCAAAAATACTCAATATCTGGATGCCAACCAAGTCATGAAGTGGTTCCAGATCGCGGTCACCAAGGCCTGGAACAGAATCTCCCACAAGTATGAATTTGACCTTTCCTTCAGCCTCCTGGACTCACCAGGAGCCCTGAAGATAAAGTTTAGGTCAGGGAAATCAATTGCCTTCAACCTCACCCCTGTGGTGCAGTACGAGAACTCTGATGTTTACTTCATCTCTCATTTCCCTCGGAGCAGCCTGGCAGCCGACCTCCCCTCCAGCAATCACTGGTTTCTCACCTTTGCAGTGTATGAGAGGAGGTTCATCCAGCTGGTCTCCAAAACATTGCCTGCTAATGCCTGCCATGTCAGCTGCCTTCAGatcctctccttcctccatgGGAAGCAGTGCAGCCTCACAGGTCCAAGCGGGCTCACCAACTACCACCTGAAGACAGTGATGCTCCATCTCCTGCAGGCACGTTCCAGTCAGGACTGGGCCCCAGAGAAGTTGGAGGCCCGTCTACAGGACATGCTGAAATTCCTAGAGAAATGTTTGCATGAGAAGAAGCTCTACCACTTCTTCATTGGCAATGGGAATAtaccagcagagctgtgcttccCCATCATATTCCAGAGGGCTGAGCCTCTCAACCTTTTCCGTCCCTTTGTACTACACAGGGATGTTTACAGGAAGACAGTGGACACATTCCACGAGATGCTCAGGAACATGTCTGCACTAATAAATGAGTACACGGTGCACATTCCTCTTGCACATGCCAATGGGATCCATAAGGAAGCTCTTTAA
- the GSTO1 gene encoding glutathione S-transferase omega-1, with amino-acid sequence MSGDHSRSLAKGSAAPGPVPEGLIRLYSMRFCPFAQRARLVLRAKGISHEVININLKNKPDWFFEKNPFGLVPVLETSKGQLIYESPITCEYLDEAFPGKKLMPSDPYERALQKMLLEHFSKLTSIVFKHVMAVKEGQDTTALKAEIAEKLDKFEEILSKRNTVFYGGDSISMLDYMMWPWFERLEALQLKDSLSHTPKLQHWMEAMKEDPAVKATMTDPQIYKDYLQLYLKNSPEACDYGL; translated from the exons ATGTCGGGCGACCACTCTCGCAGCTTGGCCAAGG gcagcgcggccccggggccCGTGCCCGAGGGCCTGATCCGGCTGTACAGCATGCGGTTCTGCCCTTTCGCCCAGCGGGCGCGTCTTGTCCTCCGCGCCAAGGGCATCAG CCATGAAGTAATTAACATCAATCTGAAGAACAAACCTGACTGGTTCTTTGAGAAGAACCCCTTTGGGCTGGTTCCTGTTCTGGAGACCAGCAAGGGCCAGCTGATCTACGAGTCCCCAATCACTTGCGAATATTTGGATGAAGCATTTCCAGGGAAGAAGTTGATGCCTTCAGACCCATATGAGCGAGCCCTTCAGAAGATGCTCTTGGAACACTTCTCAAAG TTAACATCCATAGTTTTCAAGCATGTTATGGCAGTCAAAGAAGGGCAGGACACCACCGCACTCAAAGCAGAGATTGCTGAAAAGCTTGACAAATTTGAAGAG ATTCTGTCCAAACGCAACACTGTGTTTTATGGTGGGGACTCAATCTCCATGCTTGACTACATGATGTGGCCGTGGTTTGAACGTCTGGAAGCATTGCAGCTGAAGGA CTCTTTGAGTCACACCCCAAAGCTCCAACACTGGATGGAGGCCATGAAGGAGGACCCTGCTGTCAAGGCTACAATGACTGACCCCCAGATATACAAAGATTACCTCCAGCTCTATTTGAAGAACAGCCCTGAGGCATGTGATTATGGGCTCTGA